In Flavobacterium sp. CBA20B-1, one DNA window encodes the following:
- the alr gene encoding alanine racemase, with product MHYKPEPASWIEISKSALAQNIKFIQKSIPEKTIFSAVVKGDAYGHGIETYGPLAYECRIRHFSVYSAQEAYQLLQSVRGEFVLMIMGTLNHHEMMWAIEHNIEFYVPNFHSLENVLNCVKKSNLNAKIHLEFETGMNRTGFAPKDFKPIMSKINETYLIEIKGVCTHLAGSESIANYKRIKDQIQQFQKIKKKFELLENHAPKYHIACSAAVLRYPKYVFDMVRVGILQYGFFPNNETYVHHYLQHPEEPNPLKRVISWKSKVIEVKTVNAGEFIGYGTSFYTNIPTKIAIVPVGYAYGYSRKLSNQGKALVNGFRVDVIGSVNMNMLTLDVTNLPDVQIGDEVVLIGSQAEQTISLASFSENSNQLNYELLARLPKDIKRIVVD from the coding sequence ATGCACTATAAACCGGAACCGGCTTCCTGGATCGAAATTTCCAAATCAGCTTTAGCACAAAATATAAAATTCATACAAAAATCCATCCCCGAAAAAACCATTTTTTCAGCTGTGGTCAAAGGTGATGCTTATGGTCATGGCATAGAAACCTATGGTCCGCTGGCGTATGAATGCCGCATCCGCCATTTCAGTGTTTACAGTGCGCAAGAAGCCTATCAACTTTTGCAATCGGTGCGTGGTGAATTTGTTTTGATGATCATGGGAACCCTGAACCACCACGAAATGATGTGGGCAATTGAACACAATATTGAATTTTACGTTCCCAATTTCCATTCGTTGGAGAATGTGTTGAATTGTGTAAAAAAATCAAATCTGAATGCAAAAATCCATTTGGAATTTGAAACTGGAATGAATCGAACCGGATTTGCACCGAAAGATTTCAAACCAATTATGTCAAAAATTAACGAAACGTATTTAATCGAAATAAAAGGCGTTTGTACACATTTGGCGGGTTCGGAAAGCATTGCCAATTACAAACGAATCAAAGACCAGATCCAACAATTTCAAAAAATCAAAAAGAAATTTGAGTTGCTGGAAAATCATGCTCCAAAATACCACATTGCTTGTTCGGCAGCCGTTTTGCGTTATCCGAAATATGTTTTTGATATGGTAAGAGTAGGGATTTTACAGTATGGATTTTTCCCAAATAACGAAACCTACGTTCACCATTATTTGCAACATCCCGAAGAACCCAATCCGCTGAAAAGAGTGATTTCATGGAAAAGTAAAGTAATCGAAGTGAAAACAGTAAATGCCGGAGAATTCATCGGTTATGGTACTTCTTTTTATACGAATATTCCGACGAAAATCGCCATCGTTCCGGTTGGATATGCGTATGGATACAGTCGCAAACTGAGCAATCAGGGAAAAGCATTGGTCAATGGATTTCGGGTAGATGTAATCGGAAGTGTGAACATGAATATGCTAACGCTGGACGTGACCAACCTGCCCGATGTGCAAATCGGGGATGAAGTGGTACTGATCGGAAGTCAAGCCGAACAGACAATTTCGTTGGCTTCGTTTAGCGAAAACAGCAACCAGTTGAATTATGAATTATTGGCACGTTTGCCCAAAGACATCAAACGAATCGTGGTGGATTAA
- a CDS encoding MFS transporter, with amino-acid sequence MSVINKAGNQKPVYAILLAISAAHLLNDLLQAVIPAIYPKLEAAYDLSFAQVGMITLCYQLAASIFQPVVGAYTDKNPKPYSQIFGMFFTMAGIALLAFAPNYEVILVSVFLVGIGSSIFHPESSRVAFMASNGRRSFAQSVFQIGGNTGTALAPLLIAWIVLPNGQLYILWFVGFAILAQFILSYIAKWYQNKLKIASRSTKKVIQVPDLSAFKINAAITILLVLIFSKYFYVASITSYFQFYTMDKFGLNEVQAQVYLFYFLISVAVGTLLGGIFGDRFGRKYVIWFSVLGAAPFTLALPYVDFQLTGILIVIIGLIISSAFPSILVYAQELLPKKLGMVSGLFYGFAFGMGGVGSAVLGLWADATSIEHIYNICSYLPLIGVIAYFLPNMQKINYKNIE; translated from the coding sequence ATGTCTGTAATAAACAAAGCTGGAAATCAAAAACCAGTTTATGCCATATTGCTTGCCATAAGTGCAGCCCATTTGCTCAACGATTTACTGCAAGCAGTGATTCCGGCTATTTACCCAAAGTTAGAAGCTGCATACGATTTGTCATTTGCACAAGTGGGTATGATTACACTATGTTACCAATTGGCAGCTTCGATATTTCAGCCAGTTGTTGGTGCATATACCGATAAAAATCCTAAACCCTATTCGCAGATTTTTGGAATGTTTTTTACCATGGCAGGAATTGCTTTGCTTGCTTTTGCGCCGAATTATGAAGTGATTTTAGTTTCGGTATTTTTAGTAGGTATTGGTTCTTCTATTTTTCATCCCGAATCATCACGCGTGGCGTTTATGGCATCAAATGGAAGAAGAAGTTTTGCACAATCGGTTTTTCAAATCGGCGGAAACACCGGAACAGCTCTGGCTCCGTTATTAATTGCATGGATTGTATTGCCCAACGGACAATTGTATATCCTTTGGTTTGTGGGATTTGCTATTTTGGCTCAATTTATTTTAAGCTACATTGCCAAGTGGTATCAAAACAAATTAAAAATTGCATCAAGATCAACCAAAAAAGTCATTCAAGTGCCCGATTTGTCTGCTTTTAAAATAAATGCAGCAATTACTATTTTATTGGTATTAATTTTCTCGAAATATTTTTATGTGGCCAGTATCACCAGCTATTTTCAGTTTTATACCATGGATAAATTTGGTTTGAACGAAGTTCAGGCACAAGTGTATTTGTTTTATTTCTTGATTTCGGTGGCAGTTGGCACCTTGTTAGGCGGAATTTTCGGAGACCGCTTCGGTCGGAAATACGTTATTTGGTTCTCGGTTTTGGGTGCAGCTCCGTTTACCTTGGCATTGCCTTACGTAGATTTTCAGTTAACCGGAATTTTAATCGTGATCATTGGCTTGATTATTTCATCAGCATTTCCTTCAATTTTGGTTTATGCGCAAGAATTATTGCCAAAGAAATTAGGAATGGTTTCGGGCTTGTTTTACGGTTTTGCATTTGGAATGGGCGGAGTAGGATCGGCAGTTTTAGGACTTTGGGCAGATGCAACTTCTATTGAACATATTTACAATATTTGTTCGTATCTTCCATTAATAGGCGTTATTGCTTATTTCCTTCCGAATATGCAGAAAATCAACTATAAAAACATTGAATAA
- the meaB gene encoding methylmalonyl Co-A mutase-associated GTPase MeaB, giving the protein MPNEKFPQKKSLHEKDGIAQPNHVNQNSIKNIQNFRKKKIDVDVLIQRLIQGDIPSLSKAITLIESTNIAHKEQANRIVQACLPYANNSVRIGITGVPGVGKSTFIEAFGTYLTSIGKKVAVLAVDPSSSISKGSILGDKTRMEDLVKNKNAFIRPSASGESLGGVSRKTRESIILCEAAGFDIILIETVGVGQSETAVHSMTDFFLLLNLAGAGDELQGIKRGIMEMADAVIINKADGDNLKHAQNAKLDMNRALHLFPLKDSKWQPKVLLVSAFYNKGIEEVWQLLEAYFKLVKANNFFEENRNNQNAYWLKETINEQLLSNFYQNTEINRYLKSAEHAVQNNEKSPFTAANELLALYKEHRTFNKND; this is encoded by the coding sequence ATGCCAAACGAAAAGTTTCCCCAAAAAAAATCTTTACATGAAAAGGATGGAATTGCACAACCCAATCATGTGAATCAAAATTCCATAAAAAACATTCAAAATTTCCGTAAAAAGAAAATAGATGTTGATGTTTTGATTCAAAGATTGATACAAGGCGATATTCCTTCACTAAGTAAGGCAATTACATTGATTGAAAGCACCAATATAGCTCACAAAGAACAAGCAAACCGCATTGTTCAAGCATGTTTGCCCTATGCTAATAATTCCGTTAGAATAGGCATTACTGGTGTTCCAGGAGTTGGCAAAAGTACGTTTATTGAAGCTTTTGGAACCTATTTGACTTCGATAGGAAAAAAAGTTGCGGTATTAGCAGTTGATCCCAGCAGTAGTATTAGTAAAGGCAGTATTTTGGGCGATAAAACCCGAATGGAAGATTTGGTGAAAAATAAAAACGCATTCATTCGCCCATCAGCTTCGGGGGAAAGTTTAGGAGGTGTTTCGAGAAAAACCCGCGAAAGCATTATTTTGTGCGAGGCTGCCGGATTTGATATCATTCTTATAGAAACCGTTGGCGTGGGACAAAGTGAAACAGCCGTACACAGCATGACCGATTTCTTTTTACTTTTAAACCTTGCGGGAGCAGGTGATGAATTACAAGGAATTAAGCGCGGAATCATGGAAATGGCCGATGCCGTAATTATTAATAAAGCCGATGGAGATAACTTAAAACATGCACAAAATGCAAAACTCGATATGAATCGTGCGTTGCATTTATTTCCCTTAAAAGACTCTAAATGGCAACCAAAAGTATTACTCGTTAGCGCCTTTTACAATAAAGGAATTGAAGAGGTTTGGCAACTTTTAGAAGCTTATTTTAAGTTGGTAAAAGCAAATAATTTTTTTGAAGAAAACCGAAATAATCAAAATGCTTATTGGTTAAAAGAAACAATCAATGAGCAATTGCTTTCAAATTTTTATCAAAATACAGAGATTAATCGATATTTAAAAAGCGCAGAGCATGCCGTTCAAAACAATGAAAAATCGCCGTTTACTGCTGCAAATGAACTGTTGGCTTTATACAAAGAACACCGCACATTTAATAAGAACGATTAG